Proteins found in one Rhodobacter capsulatus SB 1003 genomic segment:
- the ychF gene encoding redox-regulated ATPase YchF, which produces MGFRMGIVGLPNVGKSTLFNALTKTAAAQAANFPFCTIEPNVGEVAVPDPRLDTLAEIAGSKQIIPTRMTFVDIAGLVKGASKGEGLGNQFLANIRETDAIAHVLRCFEDGDVTHVEGRVDPLADAETIETELMIADLESLEKRLNNIARKINAGDKQAKEDARLMLAAKEALEAGRPARTVKVAEDDRKAWGMLQLLTAKPVLYVCNVEEENAAKGNAQSARVAEMARASGAATVVISAKIEEEISQLAADEASMFLEELGLHEAGLDRLIRAGHDLLGLQTYFTVGPKEARAWTIRKGTLAPAAAGVIHGDFERGFIRAETVAYDDYVQYRGESGAKEAGKFRVEGKTYEVQDGDVLHFLFNA; this is translated from the coding sequence ATGGGCTTTCGCATGGGGATCGTGGGCTTGCCGAACGTCGGCAAATCGACGCTGTTCAACGCGCTGACGAAAACCGCCGCGGCGCAGGCGGCGAACTTCCCCTTTTGCACGATCGAGCCGAATGTCGGCGAGGTGGCCGTGCCCGATCCGCGCCTTGACACCCTGGCCGAGATTGCGGGCTCGAAGCAGATCATCCCGACGCGGATGACCTTTGTCGATATCGCGGGTCTGGTGAAGGGCGCCTCGAAGGGCGAGGGGCTGGGGAACCAGTTTCTGGCCAACATCCGCGAGACCGACGCCATCGCCCATGTGCTGCGCTGTTTCGAAGACGGCGACGTGACCCATGTCGAGGGCCGCGTCGATCCCTTGGCCGATGCCGAGACGATCGAGACCGAGTTGATGATTGCCGATCTGGAAAGTCTGGAAAAGCGGCTGAACAACATCGCGCGCAAGATCAATGCGGGCGACAAGCAGGCCAAGGAAGACGCCCGCCTGATGCTCGCCGCGAAAGAGGCTTTGGAGGCGGGCCGTCCGGCGCGCACGGTGAAGGTCGCGGAGGATGACCGCAAGGCCTGGGGGATGCTGCAGCTGCTGACCGCGAAACCGGTGCTGTACGTCTGCAACGTCGAGGAAGAAAATGCCGCCAAGGGCAATGCGCAATCCGCGCGCGTGGCCGAAATGGCGCGGGCAAGCGGCGCGGCGACGGTGGTGATTTCGGCGAAGATCGAGGAAGAGATCAGCCAGCTTGCCGCCGATGAAGCCTCGATGTTTCTGGAAGAACTCGGCCTGCACGAAGCGGGCCTGGATCGGCTGATCCGCGCCGGTCACGACCTTCTGGGCCTGCAGACCTATTTCACCGTCGGCCCTAAAGAGGCGCGCGCCTGGACGATCCGCAAGGGCACCTTGGCGCCTGCCGCCGCGGGCGTGATCCATGGCGACTTTGAGCGCGGCTTCATCCGCGCCGAAACCGTCGCCTATGACGACTACGTGCAATACCGCGGCGAAAGCGGCGCGAAAGAGGCGGGCAAGTTCCGCGTCGAGGGCAAGACTTA
- the trpA gene encoding tryptophan synthase subunit alpha, translating into MTRIDAKFAALKAGGKKAFVAYIMAGDPDLATSAEILKGLPAAGVDIIELGLPFTDPMADGTTIQLAGQRALEGGQTLQRTLDMVAAFRKTDDTTPIVLMGYYNPIYNRGVPKFLKDAKEAGIDGLIVVDLPPEEDSELCIPAAEAGINFIRLATPTTDDKRLPKVLQNTSGFVYYVSVTGITGSQAAQVSDVAPEVARIKAATELPLIVGFGISTPEAARTIAAVADGCVVGSAIVKEIGAGKSPAEVLATVAALAAGAHSA; encoded by the coding sequence ATGACTCGCATCGACGCCAAATTCGCCGCCCTGAAGGCCGGGGGCAAGAAAGCCTTCGTCGCCTATATCATGGCGGGGGACCCGGATCTGGCGACCTCGGCCGAGATCCTGAAGGGACTGCCCGCGGCGGGGGTGGACATCATCGAGCTCGGCCTGCCCTTCACCGATCCGATGGCCGATGGCACGACGATCCAGCTCGCGGGGCAGCGCGCGCTGGAAGGCGGGCAGACGCTGCAGCGGACGCTCGACATGGTGGCGGCGTTCCGCAAGACCGATGACACGACGCCGATCGTGCTGATGGGCTATTACAACCCGATCTACAATCGCGGCGTTCCGAAGTTTCTGAAAGACGCGAAAGAGGCGGGGATCGACGGGCTGATCGTCGTCGACCTGCCGCCCGAAGAGGATTCTGAACTGTGCATCCCGGCGGCCGAGGCCGGAATCAACTTCATCCGTCTGGCGACGCCGACGACCGATGACAAGCGCCTGCCGAAGGTGCTGCAGAACACCAGCGGCTTTGTCTATTACGTCTCGGTGACCGGCATCACCGGCTCGCAGGCGGCGCAGGTGAGCGATGTCGCGCCGGAAGTGGCGCGGATCAAGGCGGCGACCGAGCTGCCGCTGATCGTCGGCTTCGGCATCTCGACCCCCGAGGCGGCGCGGACGATCGCCGCCGTGGCCGATGGCTGCGTCGTGGGATCGGCGATCGTCAAGGAGATCGGCGCGGGCAAAAGCCCGGCCGAGGTTCTGGCCACCGTCGCGGCGCTGGCCGCGGGCGCGCATTCGGCCTGA
- a CDS encoding alpha-hydroxy acid oxidase yields MTVITCIDDLKTLHRKRTPKMFYDYCESGSYTEQTFRENTTDFAQIRLRQKVAVDMSGRSVATTMAGQKVAMPVALAPVGLLGMQRADGEIKAARAAAKFGVPFTLSTMSICSIEDVAAQSPDPFWFQLYVMRDEDFVDAIIERAKKARCSALVLTLDLQILGQRHKDLKNGLTAPPKLTPANLLDMATKLTWGREMLATPRRFFGNIVGHAKGVGDAASLMSWTSEQFDPCLDWKKIARIRDQWGGKFILKGILDAEDARAAADFGADAIIVSNHGGRQLDGALSSIRMLPEIVAAVGDKTEVWLDSGIRSGQDILKALALGAKGTMIGRAYVHGLGAMGEAGVTRALEVMRKELDISMALCGEKRVQDLGRDNLLVPEGFFTTYR; encoded by the coding sequence GTGACCGTCATCACCTGCATCGACGATCTGAAGACGCTGCACCGCAAACGCACGCCGAAGATGTTCTACGATTATTGCGAAAGCGGCTCTTATACCGAGCAGACCTTCCGCGAGAACACGACGGATTTCGCGCAGATCCGGCTGCGGCAGAAGGTGGCGGTGGACATGTCCGGCCGTTCGGTCGCGACCACGATGGCGGGGCAGAAGGTCGCGATGCCGGTGGCTTTGGCGCCGGTCGGGCTGTTGGGGATGCAGCGGGCGGATGGCGAGATCAAGGCGGCGCGGGCGGCGGCGAAATTCGGCGTGCCCTTCACCCTCTCCACCATGTCGATCTGTTCGATCGAGGATGTGGCGGCGCAGTCCCCCGATCCGTTCTGGTTCCAGCTTTACGTGATGCGCGACGAGGACTTCGTCGATGCAATCATCGAGCGGGCGAAGAAGGCGCGCTGTTCGGCGCTGGTTCTGACGCTGGATCTGCAAATTCTGGGCCAGCGCCACAAGGATCTGAAGAACGGCCTGACCGCACCGCCGAAGCTGACGCCGGCGAACCTGCTCGACATGGCGACGAAGCTGACCTGGGGCCGCGAGATGCTGGCGACGCCGCGCCGCTTCTTTGGCAATATCGTCGGCCATGCCAAGGGGGTGGGCGATGCGGCCTCCTTGATGAGCTGGACCTCGGAGCAGTTCGACCCCTGTCTGGATTGGAAAAAGATCGCCCGCATCCGCGACCAATGGGGCGGCAAATTCATCCTGAAGGGGATTCTGGATGCCGAGGACGCCCGCGCCGCCGCCGATTTCGGCGCCGATGCGATCATCGTCTCGAACCATGGCGGGCGGCAGCTGGATGGCGCGCTGAGTTCCATCCGCATGCTGCCCGAGATTGTCGCGGCGGTGGGCGACAAGACCGAGGTCTGGCTCGACAGCGGCATCCGTTCGGGTCAGGACATCCTGAAGGCGCTGGCGCTGGGGGCCAAGGGCACGATGATCGGCCGCGCCTATGTGCATGGCCTTGGCGCGATGGGCGAAGCGGGGGTGACCCGGGCGCTCGAAGTGATGCGCAAGGAGCTGGACATCTCGATGGCGCTGTGTGGCGAGAAGCGGGTGCAGGATCTCGGCCGCGACAACCTGCTGGTGCCCGAGGGCTTCTTCACCACTTACCGCTGA
- a CDS encoding MFS transporter, with amino-acid sequence MALLRVARVSRATGIGLCALGVFWGAFAAQMPEFKTRAGVEDGLFGVLLLGSAVGGMAAMALAPQVGRWLGVRVLPLTGAFLAVAALMPLLIHSGPTLALALVVMGVAMSSLDLAANVRISELEHDTGLPLMNWNHALFSAGFAVSALLAGMARRAGLAPEMVQPVLALVLVAMAAAMIEARRAGASAEETEAKAAARTPWAAALAAAAILFAAFVAENATETWSALHIERNLGGAPGEGAFGPAMLGLTMAAGRFGGQLLAARLGEARLVALSAVLGCLGALVTAVAPVQAVAVVGIGLIGMGVAVVVPSANSLLGQRVAASERALAISRSWMIGFTGFFVGPVVMGALAQAFGLRAAFVAVALVMASILPGLWALKRIRRA; translated from the coding sequence ATGGCATTGCTGAGGGTGGCGCGGGTCAGCCGGGCGACGGGGATCGGGCTTTGCGCGCTGGGGGTGTTCTGGGGCGCCTTCGCGGCGCAGATGCCGGAATTCAAGACACGCGCCGGGGTCGAGGATGGGCTTTTCGGCGTGCTCCTGCTGGGGTCGGCGGTGGGGGGGATGGCGGCGATGGCCTTGGCGCCGCAGGTCGGGCGCTGGCTTGGGGTCCGGGTGCTGCCCCTGACCGGGGCGTTTCTGGCCGTTGCGGCGCTGATGCCGCTGCTCATCCACTCGGGCCCGACGCTGGCGCTGGCGCTGGTCGTCATGGGCGTGGCGATGTCGAGCCTCGATCTGGCGGCGAATGTGCGGATCTCCGAGCTGGAGCATGACACCGGCCTGCCCTTGATGAACTGGAACCATGCGCTGTTTTCGGCGGGCTTTGCCGTCTCGGCGCTTCTGGCCGGGATGGCGCGGCGGGCGGGCCTTGCCCCCGAGATGGTGCAGCCGGTGCTGGCGCTTGTCCTTGTCGCCATGGCCGCGGCGATGATCGAGGCGCGGCGGGCGGGCGCCAGCGCCGAGGAGACCGAGGCGAAAGCGGCGGCGCGCACGCCCTGGGCGGCGGCTCTGGCGGCGGCGGCGATCCTGTTCGCCGCTTTCGTTGCGGAAAATGCCACCGAGACCTGGTCGGCGCTGCATATCGAGCGCAATCTGGGCGGGGCCCCGGGCGAGGGCGCCTTTGGCCCGGCGATGCTCGGTCTGACGATGGCGGCGGGGCGGTTCGGCGGGCAGCTGCTGGCCGCCCGTCTGGGCGAGGCGCGTCTGGTGGCCCTGTCCGCCGTTCTGGGCTGCCTGGGCGCGCTGGTGACCGCGGTGGCCCCGGTGCAGGCGGTCGCGGTGGTCGGCATCGGCCTGATCGGCATGGGCGTTGCGGTCGTCGTGCCCTCGGCCAATTCGCTTTTGGGGCAGAGGGTTGCGGCCTCGGAACGGGCGCTGGCGATTTCGCGGTCCTGGATGATCGGCTTCACCGGCTTCTTTGTCGGCCCGGTGGTGATGGGGGCGCTGGCGCAGGCCTTCGGTCTGCGCGCGGCCTTTGTCGCTGTGGCGCTGGTGATGGCCTCGATCCTGCCCGGCCTCTGGGCGCTGAAGCGGATCAGGCGCGCCTGA
- a CDS encoding 50S ribosomal protein L25/general stress protein Ctc: MAKEIETLVAEVRTGTGKGAARAARREGKVPGIVYGDGKEPLAINLDYNKLLTRLRKGRFLSTLFNLHIEGQDDVRVICRGVQKDVVKDLPTHIDFMRTHRASRINLFIHVNFDNAEASPGLKRGGTLTIVRPEVELEVLAGDIPDHITVDLTGRNIGDVIHINDIPLPEGCKPTIDRNFVVANIAAPSGLVSADHAEE; this comes from the coding sequence ATGGCGAAAGAGATCGAAACTCTCGTAGCCGAGGTGCGCACGGGGACGGGCAAGGGGGCCGCTCGCGCAGCACGTCGTGAGGGCAAAGTTCCCGGGATCGTTTATGGCGACGGCAAAGAGCCGCTGGCCATCAACCTCGACTACAACAAGCTGCTGACCCGCCTGCGCAAGGGCCGGTTCCTGTCGACGCTGTTCAACCTGCACATCGAAGGTCAGGACGACGTCCGCGTGATCTGCCGCGGCGTGCAGAAAGACGTGGTGAAGGATCTTCCGACCCACATCGACTTCATGCGCACCCACCGCGCCTCGCGCATCAACCTGTTCATCCACGTGAACTTCGACAACGCCGAAGCCAGCCCTGGCCTGAAGCGTGGCGGCACCCTGACCATCGTGCGTCCGGAAGTCGAACTCGAAGTGCTCGCCGGGGACATTCCGGATCACATCACCGTCGACCTGACCGGCCGCAACATCGGTGACGTCATCCACATCAACGACATCCCGCTGCCGGAAGGCTGCAAGCCCACGATCGACCGCAACTTCGTCGTTGCCAATATCGCGGCGCCCTCGGGTCTCGTCTCGGCCGATCACGCCGAAGAGTGA
- the pth gene encoding aminoacyl-tRNA hydrolase — MQLWVGLGNPGTKYAANRHNIGFMAVDRIAADHGFAPWKKAFQGHVSEGRFGSTRVILLKPETFMNLSGQSVRAAADFYKIPVEAITVFHDELDLAPGKLRLKQGGGHAGHNGLRSIHQHMGEAYARVRLGIGHPGDKDRVAGYVLSDFAKAEAAWLDDLMRGLSDGAAALAAGDGAKFLNAVALRTAPPRSSTGTRPAEPPAQGAKTAPAPEDDRRSPLEKLADRFKR, encoded by the coding sequence ATGCAGCTTTGGGTCGGCCTTGGCAATCCGGGGACGAAATATGCCGCCAACCGGCACAATATCGGCTTCATGGCGGTCGATCGCATCGCCGCCGATCACGGTTTCGCCCCCTGGAAGAAGGCGTTTCAGGGCCATGTGAGCGAGGGCCGTTTCGGCTCGACCCGGGTGATCCTGCTCAAGCCCGAGACCTTCATGAACCTTTCGGGCCAGTCGGTGCGGGCGGCGGCGGATTTCTACAAGATCCCGGTCGAGGCGATCACCGTCTTTCACGATGAACTGGATCTGGCGCCGGGCAAGCTGCGGCTGAAACAGGGCGGCGGCCATGCCGGGCACAACGGGTTGCGCTCGATCCACCAGCATATGGGCGAGGCCTATGCGCGGGTGCGTCTGGGCATCGGCCATCCCGGCGACAAGGACCGGGTGGCCGGCTATGTGCTCTCCGATTTCGCCAAGGCCGAGGCGGCCTGGCTGGACGATCTGATGCGCGGCCTCTCCGACGGGGCGGCCGCGCTGGCGGCGGGCGACGGGGCCAAGTTCCTCAACGCCGTGGCGCTGCGCACGGCGCCGCCACGATCCTCGACCGGAACCCGACCGGCCGAGCCCCCGGCCCAGGGCGCAAAGACGGCGCCCGCCCCGGAAGACGACAGAAGATCGCCGCTGGAAAAGCTGGCCGACCGGTTCAAGCGCTGA